AAAACCTGTTGCCACCGCTCATTCCGTTCCGCTTCCACGTGCGATTTCGCCAGGCGAGCGACGGTGCGCAGCAAGGCAACGAGGTCGACATCTGCAGCGGTGCGTTTGCCGAGTGCACTGGCCTGGAAGCCACCATGGAGCCCAAGCAGATCCGCGCCGGCGGCATGAACTATGGATCGGCGCAGCGCGTGGGGCCGGTGAGCTTCGCCACCGTGATCCTCAAGCGCGGCATGACCAGCACGCGCCACCTCTGGAAGTGGTTCCAGATGGTGTCGGCCGACGGCGCGTACGCCACGCGCATGAACGTGGAGATCGACGTGCAGAACGCGGCCGGCGAGACTGTGCTCACCTGGGCCTTGTCGCAATGCCTGCCGGTGAAGTTCAAGGCCGCCGACCTCAACGCCAAAGGCACCGAGGTGGCGGTGGAAGAACTGCAGTTGGTGCACGAAGGCCTGTCCCTCATCGCGCCCGGGAGTTGACGCATGCCCGAGTCCACCACCGCCATCGCCGAATTCAAGACGCTGCCGCCCGCGCCGGCGCTCACCGTCAAGGCGCACTTCAACCCGGCGTCCCTGCAGTACACCGTGTCGAACACGCTGGGGCCGGCCGCGCAGGGCGCGGGCAGCCGGCAATACGTGAGCGCCACCACCGCCAAGCTGGTGATGGACCTGGTGTTCGACACCACGGCGAAGAACCCGGGCGGCGAAGTGCAGGGCGGCGAAGACGTGCGCACCTACACCGACAAGATGGCGCAGTTGCTCAAGCCCTTTGGCGGTGACGACAGCAAGACGCCGCCGCGCGTGGAGTTCGGCTGGGGCGCGTACAAGTTCGTCGGCACGGTCGAGCAATACAAGGAAACGCTGGACCTGTTCTCGGCCGACGGCGTGCCGCTGCGCGCAAGCGTGAACCTCACGCTCTCCAGCGATGCGCCCAACTTCGAGAGCGAGAAGAACGGCCCGGCTTCGGTCGATTCGAACGAGGGATTTGCGCCGGTGGAAGTGCCCGGTGGCGCGGGGCCTTCGGGCGTGGCCAACGCGGCGGGCAACCCGCGCGCGGCGCGCGGCGTGGCAACCGCCAACGCGTCGGCCAGCCTGCGTTTTGGCGGCAGCGCGTCGCTGCTGGTGGAGGCCAAGGCATCGCTGGGTGCGCCCGCGGCATTTGCGTCGGGCTCGGCGTCCCTGGGCGCGGGGGCGGGCATGGGCGTCGGGGCCAGTGCGGGCTTTGGTGTGGGCGCCAGTGTCGGTGCGGGGGCCGGGATCACGGCCACCGCTGGCGCGGCCTTCGCCGGCTTGCGCAGCGGCGCCACCGCCACCGCCGGGGCCAGCGCGGGCCTGTCCAACCCGCAAGCCCTGTTGCCCGCGGCGTCCGCGCATGTTGGCGTGGCGGGCTTCGCGCCCGGCGGCATGGCACGCGGTGGTGGTGGCGGCAGCCTTGGCACCGACGTGGGGGCCGCCGCCGATCTGCAAGCCCGCATCGCATTCGACTGACCGCATTTTTCACAGGGAGCCCAGCACATGCCCATCACCTTCGAAGAAGTCACCGCCGAAGTGCCCGCCGAGCGGCCCGCGCCACCCGAGGCTTCGGAAACACGCCCGCCCACCGAGGCGGGCAGCGCCGTCGCCACCGAGCAGATGCTGCGCGCGCTGGTGCTGCACGCCGAACGCGAATGGCGCACCCGCGCCGATTGAACCGGAACCCCACATGAGCGAAACCGCGCTCAGCCGCAACCCGCTCTACAGCGCACGTCCCACGCTGCGCATCGCCGGCGAGGCGGACTTGCGCCTGTCCAACCTGCTGATCGGCATGCGCATGGAAGAGGGCGAGGGCGGCATGAGCCGGCTCGAATTGCGGCTGTCCAACCTGGTGGCCACCACGGGGGGCGGCACCGAAGCCGCGTTCGGCGCGGCCTCCGATCTCAAGCTCGGCGCGGCGATCGAGGTGTACGCGGGCGACGTGCAGGCGCCGGTGGAGATCTTTCGCGGCAAGGTGAGCGCCATCGAACACGTCGCCACCCTGGGCGGCGCGCCCGAATTCGTCGCGCTGGCCGAAGACGCCTTGCAAGCCGGGCGGCTGGCGCGGCGCAGCCAGATCTACACCGACATGTCGCCAGCCGACGTGGTGCGGCAGGTCGCGGGCGCGCTCAACCTGCGGCCCACCATCACCGGGCTTACCAGCCCCACCGACACCTGGGCCCAGGTCAACGAAAGCGACCTGGCGTTTCTGCGCCGCCTGCTCGCGCGCTTCGACGCCGATCTGCAGATCGTGGGTGAAGACCTGCAGGTCTCGCCGCGCGGCGACGTGGCGCGCGGCGAGGTCGAACTCGCGCTGTTCGGCCAGCTCATGAGCGCGCGCGCCATCGCCGATCTCTCGCAGCAGGCGACGGCGACCAGCGCGAGTGGCTGGAACCCGGTGGATGGCAGCGCGGTGCAGCACGAGGCCACGCAGATCACCCACAGCGGCCCGGGCAGCGGGCGCAGCGGCGTGTCGTGGCTCGACGAAGCCTTTGGCGCGCGCCGCGAACACGTGGGCCACCTCGCGGTGAGCAGCCAGGCCGAAGCCGAGGCCGTCGCCCAGGCCGCGTTCGACCAGCGCGCGCGCGCCTTCGTGCGCCTGCAAGGCATGAGCGTGGGCAACCCGGCGATCCGGGTCGGTACCACCGTGGCCGTGAGCGGCCTCTCGCCGCAGTTCGACAACCGCTACTACGTGAGCGCGGCCACGCACCTGTACGACCAGACCATGGGCTACCGCACCGAGTTCATCGGCGAGTGCGCGTTTCTGGGAGAAGGTGCATGAAGCCGGGTGATCTGTTCGAACGCCCCATGGGCTGGATGCAGGCCGCCGCCATCGCGCAGGTGGTCTCGCTCGACGACCCCGAGCAGCGCAACCGCGTGCAGGTGCGCCTGCTCGCGCACGACGGCGTTGCCGGCCAGGACGCGCCGATGTGGGCGCGCGTGGTCGCGCCCTTCGCCGGCAACGACCGCGGCATGTTCTTTCTGCCCGACGTGGACGACGAGGTGCTCGTGGTCTTCATGAACGGCGATGCGCGCCACCCGCTCATCCTCGGGGGCCTGTGGAACGGCAGCTCGCCATCGCCCGCCGATCTGGCCAACGGCGAACACCGCACCAAGCGCATCAAGTCGAAGAACGGCGTGGCCATCACCATCCTCGACCAGGACGGCCAGGAAACCCTCACGCTGGAAACGCCGGGCGGCCAGACCGTGACGCTGCAGGACGGCCCGGCCACCATCACCGTGGAAGACGCCAATGGCAACAGCGTCACGCTGGACAGCGCCGGCATCGCGGTGCAGGCGGCGGCCAAGGTCAAGGTCACGGCGGCGCAGGTGGAGGTGAGCGCGGGCATGGTGAAGGTGGACGCCGCCATGTCCAACTTCTCGGGCATCGTGAAGTGCGACGTGCTGCAGACCAACTCGGTGATCTCCACCAGCTACACCCCGGGCGCGGGCAACATCTGGTAGCACGGCATGGCCCCGCGTTTCATCACCCAACCGCCGCACGAAGTCGCCCTGGGCGCGCCGCGTGGCATCGCCTCCAGCGCGGCACCCTTGGTCCTGCAGCGCTCGGACGACAACTTCGTCGAAGCCGTGCTCGACGAGTTCACCACCGAAGCCGGCCGAGGCAAGCTGCGCGCCTCGCGCGCCGCCGCGCGCGACACGCGACAAGTGCTCAAGCTGTTCCAACCCATTCAACGCCAGCACCACTTGGCGGTGTTCGAGGCCTGGTGCGACGTGCCGGGCACGCCGCGCATCGACCCGGCGCGCGTCGAATCCGCCGGCCTCGTCGTGCGCCGCGTGCGGCGCGCGGGCACGGCCGTGCTGGAAGGCTGGATGCAATCGCGCGGCCAGTTGCGGGGCTGGTTGCCGGTGGACCGCATCGGCGGCCCCGCGCGCGACCCGGCCGGCCCGCTGCGCCTGCGCCATGGCCGCACCGGTGTGGACGATATCGACCGCGAGCTGGTCCGCATCGATCTGCAACAGCCCGATGCCCTGCTCAACGAACACGTGGTGCCGATGTTCGCCGCGCCGCCCGAGGTTTGCCGCGCGGCCGGCAAAACCGTGTACTACGGCATCGTGCCCACGGTGAGCAGCGAACTCGCGGAAACCGCCGCCGCGTTCGACGAAACCGGCAGCTTCGGCCCCGAGAGCGCTGACTTCCGCAGCCATCTGGTGCAGGCGCTGCGCGGCGAGCAGATGGACTTTCCGCTCGACGGTGAAACGCTGGATGCCGACTGGGCCGAGGCCGCCGAGATCGCCACCACCGACAAACCGGCCGGCGTCTCCAGCGCCCATTGGGACCAGCTCAAACCCGGTGGCAGCGCGCGCACCAGCCTGCAGCGCGTGCTGCGCTTGCTGCGCCAGCTCGATGGCGAGTTCAACGCCTTCAACGGCACCACCGCGCATGCGCTCGCGCTGCGCCAGCAACTCGCGGCGATCCGCCTGCCGCTCAAGTTGCGCGAGCACGAAACCGTGGCGCGCACCACCGATGCCGAGACCTTTCTGCGCCAGGCCACGCGCGTGCTGGTCGAACGCGATGCCAGCGCCCCTCGCCCAGAGATGCCCACCCACTGGCCCGCGCTGCCCAGCCACCAGGCGCAGGCGCTGCGCCTGGCGCTCTCGCGCTCGGTGGCCGAGCGTTTTGCGCAACTCAACCCCGCGCCCGGCCGCTACGACGACCCGGCTGCGCAATACGTGGTGCGCGCCTTCGTGCGCTTGAAGCCCGAGTGCGGTTGCCCGGCGCGCATCGTCTGGAGCGCGAGCACCGAGCCCTTCGTGATCGCGCCGTGGTACGAAGGCTCGGGCGCGCCGCCGGTGCGCATCAGCCTGCCCGACGTGAGCGACCGCAACCTGTTGCGCTCGCTCAAGCCCAACGTCTCCTTCGCCGTGCCCGCCGCCTTGCAGAACCTGCTCAGCGGCAACCCCAAAGATTTGCTGGAGGGCAAGAAGCCGCCCGATGCCGGCATCACCATCGGCTGGATCTGCAGCTTCAGCATTCCCATCATCACCATCTGCGCCTTCATCATGCTGAGCATCATCCTCGGCCTGCTCGACCTGATCTTTCGCTGGATGGCGTTCATCAAGATCTGCATTCCCTTTCCCAAGAAAGGCGACTCATGAACCGCAGCGCCGCACCCATCGGCTTTCCCTGCCTCGGTGTGCCCGACGAGCACGGCCAGCTCGGTTGGCCCACGCTGGAAGCCAGCGTGCGCGAAGGCATCCGCATCGTGCTCAGCACGCGCCCGGGCGAGCAGCTCATGCGCGCCGACTTCGGGGGTGGGCTCGACCGCCTGCTGCACGAGCCCAACACCGTCGCCACGCGCCGGCGCATCCGCGACCTGGTGCAGGAATCGCTGCAGCGCTGGGAGCGCCGCATCCTGCTCGACGCGGTCGAGGTCTGGGAGGTGCCCGAGGCCCCCAGCCACCTGCGGGTGGAAATTTTGTACCGGCTGGCGCGCACCGGCGCGCCGGGCCGCATGAACGTCAATGTGCAACTGGAGGCTTAGATGCCCATTGTTCCACCCAGCCTCGACGACCGACGCTTCGACGATCTCGTCGAAGACCTGATCGCGCGCATCCCGGCCCACACCCCTGAGTGGACCAACCCGCGCCTGGGCGATCCCGGCCGCACGCTGATCGAACTCTTCGCGTGGCTGGGCGACGCGCTGCTCTACCGCGCCAACCTCATTCCCGAGCGCCAGCGCCTGGTGTTCCTCAAGCTGCTGGGCCAGCGCCTGCGCGCCGCGCAACCGGCGCGCGGCATCGTCGGCCTGTCGTACGCGCAGCCCACCGAGCTGCGCGCCTGCACGTTGCAGCCCGGCGCGCGCATCAAGGCCGCGGTGCCCTTCGAAACCCTCAACGAAACCACAGTGCTGCCGGTCACCGGCGAGGCCTACATCAAGCGCCGCCTGAACGACACCGAAGCCGCGCGCATGGCCGACGTCATCAGCGGCCTCTCGCGCGTGCACCGCATCAGCGGCGCGGTACAAGGCTACGAAACCCTGCCGGTCTTCGCCGAAGGGCGCGCCGAGCCGCAAGGCTTTGACGTGTTCGCGCGCTCCACCGACCGCGCGCTGTGGATCGCCTTGCTCGCGCCGCCCGCGCCCAGCGCCGCCGAACAGCCCACCGTCAACGAAGCGGCGCTGGCCGCGCTCGGCGGCGGCGACACCGGCGCGCCGTCGCTGTTGTCGCTGGGCATCGTGCCCGCGCTGCAGATGCCCACGCTGTTCGAGGAAGTGGGCCGCGCGGCCGAGGTGCCGGTGTTGTGGGAAATGGTGGTCCGCGGGCGCGGTGCGCAAGCGGTGGACTACCTCACGCTCGATCCGCTGCCCGGTAGCGACAGCTCGCAGGGCTTCACGCGCGCGGGCACGCTGCGCCTGCCGCTGCCCGACGAGTCGCTGATCTGGGCGCCGTCCAACCAGGTCGGCGTGAACCCGCTGGCCGGGGTGGGCGACGCCCCGCCCCGCCTGGACGACGCCGAGCGCGCCGCGCGGCTCGTGGGCTGGTTGCGCCTGCGCCCGCGCCCGGGCCAGAACGTGGAGCGCCTGCCGCTGGCGTGGCTCGGCATCAATGCGGTCGAGGTCGACCAGCGCGTGACCCTGAAAGGCCAGGTGATCGGCACCAGCAACGGCGCGGCCGATCAAGCCTTTGCACTGCCCGCCACCTCGGTCGATCCGCACGCGCTGGTGATCGAGGTGGAAGAGGCCGGTGGCCGTGGCTACCAGGCGTGGCACCGGGTCGACGACCTCGCCGCCATCAGCGCCGACGCGCGCGTGGCCCGCGAGGCCGGCGCGTTCGAGCTCGACGCCGAAGCCGGCAGCCTGCGCTTTGGCGATGGTGTGCGCGGCCGCGTGCCCGATCGCCTCATGCGCGTGCGCCTGGCGCAAGGCCGCTTCGGCGGGGGCCGCGCCGGCAACCTGCCCGCCGGCAGCCTGAGCGAGATCAGCGCCACCCTCATCGACGGCCAGCGCGCGCCCGCGCTGCAGGTGAACCAGCCCCTGCCCATGGACGGTGGTGAAGACGCCGAGACCCTGCCGCAGGCAGAGCGCCGCATCCCCGCGACCTTGCGCCACCAGCAGCGCGCGGTGACGGCCGAGGACTACCGCAGCCTCGCCTTGGAAACACCGGCGGTGGACGTCGGCCGCGTCGAAGTGCTGCCGCGCTTCAAGCCGCGCGACCGGCGCTTCGACATCCCGGGCGTGGTCAGCGTGCTCGCGCTGCCCGCTGCGCCACTGGCGCCCGCACCCAACCCGCGGCCCGACCGCCCCTTCATCGAACGCGTGCACGCGCACCTGGCGGCGCGCGTGCCCCTGGCCACCGAGCTGTATGTGATCGGTTGCGAATACGTGCCGCTGGGCCTGTCGGTGGCGCTGCGTGTGCGCGAAGGTTTTGCGCGCGACAAGCTGCTCTTCGAGGTGCGCGAATCGCTGCGCCGGCTGTTGTGGCCACTCGCGCCCGGCGGGCTCGATGGTGAGGGTTGGGCGCTGGGCCGTTCGGTGCGCGAGCGCGAGCTGGAAGTGGAGGTCTCGCGCGTGGCCGGCGTGGCCGAGGTCACCGGCCTGAACCTCTTCGCACGACAAGGCACGGGTGCCCAGGCCGACTGGGCCCTGCTGCCGCGCAACCAGGCCGGCGCGCAGCAGACGCTGAACCTGCAAGCCTGGCAACTGCCCGAGCTGCTGTCCATCGTGGTGGTGGAGGGCATTGAGGCGCCGACGAACCTGCGCGCCTTGCCCAATCCGTTTGCGAGCGCCAACGCCGTCGCGGTCCCCGTGGTACCGGAGTTGTGCTGATGGACGCCAACGGATCCCTTTTCTGGTCGCTGCAGGCCCCCGCACATTGGCCCACGCTGGTCGACGCGGGCACGCACCTGCGCTGGCATGCGGGTTGCAGCGCGTTGCGCCTGGCCTCCGAGCGCGAACTCGAAGCGCCGGCCGACCTGGTGGCGAACGAAGCGGCCGCGCGCGCCGCGCTCGAGGTGGTGCCGCGCGCGCTCGATACCCACGGCACCGTCGCCACCTGGCACGCGCCGAGCAACGCGGTCGTGGTGCGCAGCCATTTGCCCGAAGCTGCCATCGCACTGCCGCTGCCCGAAGCGCCGAGCGACCTGTGCGTCGGCACCGACGGTGTGCTGTACGTCGCGCTGCCCGGCCGTGTGCGGATGCACGACCTGCGCCAGCGCTGGGCCGATGCCGAGGTGCGCGAACCTGGCTTTGAACCCTGGCGCCTGGCCGTGCACCCGGACGGTGGCGTGTGGGTGCTTGAACGCGCGAGCGGGCGCCTCGCGCGCCTGAGCGGCCTGCCGCTGCCCGCCACCACGCCCCAGGCCGACGACTATGCCCCCGGTGTGTTCCGCCCCGATCCCGAGAACTGCCGCGCGCCCGCGTTGCAGACCGTCTCGCCCGGCTGGACCGGTGCGGCCCTGCCCCTGGCCCTGGCCAGCCACGCGCAAGGCGGCTTGCTGCTCCTGGGCTGGAACGCCAACGGCCAGACCTGGGTGCGGCGCTGGCACGAGGCCACGCGCAGCGCCGGCCCCATGCGCCCCTTGCGCGGCGCGCTGCACGCCTATGCCATCACCTGGCTCGATGGCGAGCGCTTCGCCGTGCGCCTGCCCGCGCGCGTGGACGCACCCGCCTTCGCCTGGGATGGCGGTGGTGGCGGCGGCGGCGACATCACCGCGTTGGGCGAGGTGTTCCCGCTCGCCGCCGACCAGCGCGAGGCCGCGTTCGTGCACCGTGCCGAGGGCGCCGCGCATTACCCGGTGCGGGGCGACGCTGCCGAGCCCTTGCACGCCCTGGCCCTGACGAACCTCGCGCGCACCGGCGGTGCCGCCAACTACCGCATCGAAGGCGACCAGCTGCAGGCCCAGCTCATCGACAGCGGCACGCCCGCCACCGTGTGGCACCGCGTGTTCCTGGAGGCGCACATTCCGCCGGCCTGCGGTGTGCTGGTGTGGCTCGCGGCCACCAACGACCCCGAGCCGCCGGCCTCCGACCGGCTCGACGCCTGGCACCCGCACGCCTTCGGGCGCGACGTGCGCTCGCTCAGCCGCGATGCGCGTGCGCCGCACGTGCCGCAGGCGAACTGGGAACACGCGCGCTCCGAACTGCCCGCGCACCCGGGGCTGGCCGCGTGGACGCCCGAGCCCGGCCTGCGCGGGCTCTTCGGCGTGCTGGTGCAGAACGCGCGCAGCCGCGTGCGCCAGGTCACCGGGCGCTATCTCTGGGTGCGCGTGGACCTGCACGGCGATGGCCGCGCGAGCCCCGAGGTGGTGGCGCTGCGCGCCTGGGGCAACCGCTTCAACTACGCCGAGCAATACCTGCCGCGTATCTACCGCGAAACGCTGTTCGGCGACGAAGCGCAGGTGCCGGGCGAGCGCGTGGACAGCATCGACGAAGGCTATGCCGGCGGGCTCGACCTCGGCGGCCTGGCAGAGCCGGACCTGGTCGAACGCCTGGCCATCGGCGGCCTGGCGGTGGGCGAGGGCGCGCGCGTGGACGTGGAGCGCGCCGGTCGCAGCTGGTTGCTGCGCGATGGCACGAGCGCGCGCAGCTGGCGCCTGGTGCTCAAGGGCCACGCCATTCACGTGTACCGCCCGCAGGCCACACCGGCCGATTTCCTCGCGCGCACGCTGGCCAACTTCGAAGGCGTGCTCACACCGCTCGAAGACCGCGTGGCCAGCGCCCACCTGCTCACCGACCCGGCCAGCGCACCCGCCGAGCACCTCGACTGGCTCGCCGCCTGGGTCGGGCTCGCGTTCGATCCGGCGCTGCCCGAAGCGCGCCGCCGCGCCTGGTTGCAGAGCGCGCCCGAGCTCGCGAAATGGCACGGCACGCGCCGGGGCCTGGCGCTCGCGCTCGACGTGGCCACGGGCGGCGCGGTGAGCGGCGGCGAGGTCGTGGTGCTCGAAGACTTCCGCCTGCGCCGCTTGCTCGCCACCCTGCTCGGCGTGGACCTGTCCGACGAGGAAGACCCGCTGTTGCCCGGCCTGCAGGTCAGCGGCAACTCGGTGGTGGGCGACACCCTGGTGCTGGGCGACCAGGAGCGCAGCGAACTCATGGCCTTGTACCGCGAGGAGGCCACGAGCGCTGCGCAGGACCGCGGCATCGCCCAGTTCTACGGCCGCCTCGCGCACCGAGCCACGGTGCTGGTGCACCGCGAAGTCGACGCGGTGGACCTGGGGCTCATCCGCCGCATCGTCGCGCTCGAATCGCCCGCGCACGTGGACGTGCGCGTGGTCACCGCGAGCTGGCCTTTCATGGTCGGCGTCGCCAGCCTGGTGGGTGTGGACAGTTACCTCGCGCGCGCCGTGCCGCCGCAAGCCGCGCGCGTGCAGCGCTCGGTGCTCGGCCTGGGCGACTTCGTGCTCGGCCCCACCACGCTGGACCCGCGCCTGCGCGGCGAAGCCGCTGCGCCGGTGGTGGTGTCCGACGACCCGATCCCGCCGCCGCAGGCCCAGCCGCGCGCGCGCACCAGCCCCCGCCAGCCCAGCAGCAAGCGCCCGCGCCGGCGCAAGGAGGAGTGATTCCCATGAGCACCGCCACCCAGTCCACCACCGCCGACCCGCTCGTCCAGCAGCCCCTGGCCGAGCGCCCGGTGTACGCCACCGGCATGCTGCTGGACGCGCAGGATTTCCTGGACGAACAGACCTACCACCGCGGCCGCCTGGCGCGCGCGCTGGCTTTCGTGGCCGGTGGTGGCACGCTCGCGGGCTTGCGCGTGGGGCACGTGCCCGCCGTCGATGCGGAGGATGCCGACGACGACAACCCCGCGCGGCCCGAAGAAGTGCGCGTCGAAGCCGGCCTGGCGGTGGACCGCCTGGGCCGTCTCATCGAACTGCCGCGCGCGGCCTGCCTGCGCGTGACGCGCTGGTTCGATGCCGAGCGCGCGCGCAACGGCGGCGACGGCCTGGTACAGGCGGCCTACACCACGCCCGAGCGCTTCCTGTCGGCGCGCGCCATCGCCGAAGCCGCCATGCCCGCTGCCGTGCCGGTGCCCGCGCGCGCCGTGGTGGCCGACGTGTTCCTGCGCTTTGTGGCCTGTCCCCGAGGCCTCACACCGGCCTTCGCCGCCGGGCCGTTCGATGCGCTCAACGCGGTGAGCGTCTCGCGCCTGCGCGATGCCTACGAACTGCAGCTCGTGGCACGCCCAGGGCTCGACGACGACTTCAACGGACTGCCCGCGCCGGCGGGTGCCACCGCGCTGCCCGGCGAAACCGAAGCCGAGGGCGAGGCGCGCGAAGCCGCCATGGGCAATCCCGCCGCCGACCTCGACGAACGCCGCGCTGCCTTGCAAGACGCCGTGCTGCACGGCTACACCCGGCGCGAAGACGGCTCGCTCACCCCGGGCCCCGAGCACCCCAACAGCATGGACGCGAGCGCGGTGTTCGTCGCGCGCGTGCTGATCCCGGTGGACGCGGGCGACGCCACCGTGCGCAGCGGCAGCGCCGTGCTGGTCGACAACTTCGGCCGGCGCTTCCTGCCCGGCGCGGGTGTGCTGGCGCGCTGGGTCGGCATTTGACGCCTGAAATTGGAATCTGACCCCCATTTGAAACACGGAGCCTCACCATGAACCTGACCCAAGGCACGGCGCGCCAACCTATTCAGCAAGACCAGGTGGCGCGGTTGCGCGCCAGTGGCGTGCTGATCGAAGACAGCCGGCGTGAGCGGCCGTTCTATTTCGATGGCCGCTTTCTCGCCGCGCGCGATCTCATCCGCGACCAGCAGTACTTCCTCACGCGCGAAGCCGACCTGGGCCAGGCCTCGGGCAGCGGCGTGGCCACGGGGCTGTTCGTGAACGAAGGCGGCGCACCGCAAACGTTGCGCGTGCAGGCGGGCCACGGTGTCACGCCCTCGGGCGAACTGGTGCTGTTGCCCCGCGCGATCGACGTGCAACTGGCCAACATCCCGGTGGCCGAACAGCTCTCGGCCAAGTTCGGCTTGTCGCGCCTGCCGGTGCCGCCGCTGCGCAGCCGCACCGGGCTCTTCGTGCTGGCCCTGCGGCCGGTGGAGTTCACCGCCAACCCGATTGGCGCGTACCCCACCTCCATCACCGGCCAGCGCACGGTGGAAGACGGCGACGTGATCGAGGCCACCGCCGTGGTGCTCGTGCCCTGGCAGGACGACGGCGCGGCCGACGCGCTCGACGCGCGCCGGGGCCGCGCGGCGCGCGCCATCTTCACGCAGGACACGGCGGCCGGCGTGTCGGCCAATGTGCTGC
The sequence above is a segment of the Hydrogenophaga sp. BPS33 genome. Coding sequences within it:
- a CDS encoding phage tail protein, giving the protein MPFDAQFSAGASANASLGTGVGVGASASASASLGLGARGSHTTGGQAQGRDVAENLLPPLIPFRFHVRFRQASDGAQQGNEVDICSGAFAECTGLEATMEPKQIRAGGMNYGSAQRVGPVSFATVILKRGMTSTRHLWKWFQMVSADGAYATRMNVEIDVQNAAGETVLTWALSQCLPVKFKAADLNAKGTEVAVEELQLVHEGLSLIAPGS
- a CDS encoding CIS tube protein; this encodes MPESTTAIAEFKTLPPAPALTVKAHFNPASLQYTVSNTLGPAAQGAGSRQYVSATTAKLVMDLVFDTTAKNPGGEVQGGEDVRTYTDKMAQLLKPFGGDDSKTPPRVEFGWGAYKFVGTVEQYKETLDLFSADGVPLRASVNLTLSSDAPNFESEKNGPASVDSNEGFAPVEVPGGAGPSGVANAAGNPRAARGVATANASASLRFGGSASLLVEAKASLGAPAAFASGSASLGAGAGMGVGASAGFGVGASVGAGAGITATAGAAFAGLRSGATATAGASAGLSNPQALLPAASAHVGVAGFAPGGMARGGGGGSLGTDVGAAADLQARIAFD
- a CDS encoding phage late control D family protein: MSETALSRNPLYSARPTLRIAGEADLRLSNLLIGMRMEEGEGGMSRLELRLSNLVATTGGGTEAAFGAASDLKLGAAIEVYAGDVQAPVEIFRGKVSAIEHVATLGGAPEFVALAEDALQAGRLARRSQIYTDMSPADVVRQVAGALNLRPTITGLTSPTDTWAQVNESDLAFLRRLLARFDADLQIVGEDLQVSPRGDVARGEVELALFGQLMSARAIADLSQQATATSASGWNPVDGSAVQHEATQITHSGPGSGRSGVSWLDEAFGARREHVGHLAVSSQAEAEAVAQAAFDQRARAFVRLQGMSVGNPAIRVGTTVAVSGLSPQFDNRYYVSAATHLYDQTMGYRTEFIGECAFLGEGA
- a CDS encoding phage baseplate assembly protein V gives rise to the protein MKPGDLFERPMGWMQAAAIAQVVSLDDPEQRNRVQVRLLAHDGVAGQDAPMWARVVAPFAGNDRGMFFLPDVDDEVLVVFMNGDARHPLILGGLWNGSSPSPADLANGEHRTKRIKSKNGVAITILDQDGQETLTLETPGGQTVTLQDGPATITVEDANGNSVTLDSAGIAVQAAAKVKVTAAQVEVSAGMVKVDAAMSNFSGIVKCDVLQTNSVISTSYTPGAGNIW
- a CDS encoding GPW/gp25 family protein, whose protein sequence is MNRSAAPIGFPCLGVPDEHGQLGWPTLEASVREGIRIVLSTRPGEQLMRADFGGGLDRLLHEPNTVATRRRIRDLVQESLQRWERRILLDAVEVWEVPEAPSHLRVEILYRLARTGAPGRMNVNVQLEA
- a CDS encoding putative baseplate assembly protein, which translates into the protein MPIVPPSLDDRRFDDLVEDLIARIPAHTPEWTNPRLGDPGRTLIELFAWLGDALLYRANLIPERQRLVFLKLLGQRLRAAQPARGIVGLSYAQPTELRACTLQPGARIKAAVPFETLNETTVLPVTGEAYIKRRLNDTEAARMADVISGLSRVHRISGAVQGYETLPVFAEGRAEPQGFDVFARSTDRALWIALLAPPAPSAAEQPTVNEAALAALGGGDTGAPSLLSLGIVPALQMPTLFEEVGRAAEVPVLWEMVVRGRGAQAVDYLTLDPLPGSDSSQGFTRAGTLRLPLPDESLIWAPSNQVGVNPLAGVGDAPPRLDDAERAARLVGWLRLRPRPGQNVERLPLAWLGINAVEVDQRVTLKGQVIGTSNGAADQAFALPATSVDPHALVIEVEEAGGRGYQAWHRVDDLAAISADARVAREAGAFELDAEAGSLRFGDGVRGRVPDRLMRVRLAQGRFGGGRAGNLPAGSLSEISATLIDGQRAPALQVNQPLPMDGGEDAETLPQAERRIPATLRHQQRAVTAEDYRSLALETPAVDVGRVEVLPRFKPRDRRFDIPGVVSVLALPAAPLAPAPNPRPDRPFIERVHAHLAARVPLATELYVIGCEYVPLGLSVALRVREGFARDKLLFEVRESLRRLLWPLAPGGLDGEGWALGRSVRERELEVEVSRVAGVAEVTGLNLFARQGTGAQADWALLPRNQAGAQQTLNLQAWQLPELLSIVVVEGIEAPTNLRALPNPFASANAVAVPVVPELC
- a CDS encoding phage tail protein, with amino-acid sequence MDANGSLFWSLQAPAHWPTLVDAGTHLRWHAGCSALRLASERELEAPADLVANEAAARAALEVVPRALDTHGTVATWHAPSNAVVVRSHLPEAAIALPLPEAPSDLCVGTDGVLYVALPGRVRMHDLRQRWADAEVREPGFEPWRLAVHPDGGVWVLERASGRLARLSGLPLPATTPQADDYAPGVFRPDPENCRAPALQTVSPGWTGAALPLALASHAQGGLLLLGWNANGQTWVRRWHEATRSAGPMRPLRGALHAYAITWLDGERFAVRLPARVDAPAFAWDGGGGGGGDITALGEVFPLAADQREAAFVHRAEGAAHYPVRGDAAEPLHALALTNLARTGGAANYRIEGDQLQAQLIDSGTPATVWHRVFLEAHIPPACGVLVWLAATNDPEPPASDRLDAWHPHAFGRDVRSLSRDARAPHVPQANWEHARSELPAHPGLAAWTPEPGLRGLFGVLVQNARSRVRQVTGRYLWVRVDLHGDGRASPEVVALRAWGNRFNYAEQYLPRIYRETLFGDEAQVPGERVDSIDEGYAGGLDLGGLAEPDLVERLAIGGLAVGEGARVDVERAGRSWLLRDGTSARSWRLVLKGHAIHVYRPQATPADFLARTLANFEGVLTPLEDRVASAHLLTDPASAPAEHLDWLAAWVGLAFDPALPEARRRAWLQSAPELAKWHGTRRGLALALDVATGGAVSGGEVVVLEDFRLRRLLATLLGVDLSDEEDPLLPGLQVSGNSVVGDTLVLGDQERSELMALYREEATSAAQDRGIAQFYGRLAHRATVLVHREVDAVDLGLIRRIVALESPAHVDVRVVTASWPFMVGVASLVGVDSYLARAVPPQAARVQRSVLGLGDFVLGPTTLDPRLRGEAAAPVVVSDDPIPPPQAQPRARTSPRQPSSKRPRRRKEE